One genomic window of Prinia subflava isolate CZ2003 ecotype Zambia chromosome 27, Cam_Psub_1.2, whole genome shotgun sequence includes the following:
- the LOC134562447 gene encoding olfactory receptor 14A16-like, with translation MSNSSSISHFLLLPLAHTRQLQLLHFCLFLAISLAALLANGLIISAVACGHLLHSPMFFFLLNLALSDLGSICTTVPKAMHNSLWDTTNISYEGCAAQLFLFFFFTGAEYYLLTIMCYDRYVSICKPLHYGTLLGSRACAHMAAAAWASAFLTALLHTANTFSLPLCHGNALGQFFCEIPHIIKLSCSKSHHRELGLLAVTVCFNFCCFMFIVFSYVQIFRAVLRIPSEQGRHKAFSTCLPHLAVVSLFLSTGTFAYLKPPSISSPSLDLALSVLYSVVPPAFNPLIYSLRNQELKAAVW, from the coding sequence atgtccaacagcagctccatcagccacttcctcctgctgccattggcacacacgcggcagctgcagctcctgcacttctgcctcttcctggccatctccctggctgccctcctggccaacggcctcatcatcagtgccgtagcctgcggccacctcctgcacagccccatgttcttcttcctgctcaacctggccctcagcgacctgggctccatctgcaccactgtccccaaagccatgcacaattccctctgggacaccacGAACATCTCCTATGAaggatgtgctgcacagctctttctgtttttctttttcactggaGCAGAGTATTATCTCCTGACCATCATGTGCTACGACCgctacgtgtccatctgcaaacccctgcactacgggaccctcctgggcagcagagcttgtgcccacatggcagcagctgcctgggccagtgcctttctcactgctctgctgcacacagccaatacattttccctgcccctgtgccatggcaatgctctgggccagttcttctgtgaaatcccacacatcatcaagctctcctgctccaaatcccacCACAGGGAACTTGGGCTTCTTGCTGTTACTGTCTGTTTcaatttttgctgttttatgttcattgttttctcctatgtgcagatcttcagggctgtgctgaggatcccctctgagcagggacggcacaaagccttttccacctgcctccctcacctggctgtggtctccctgttcctcagcactggcacatttgcctacctgaagcccccctccatctcctccccatccctggatctggcACTGTCAGTTCTGTACTCGGTGGTGCCTCCAGCCTTTaaccccctcatctacagcctgaggaaccaggagctcaaAGCTGCAGTGTGGTGA